The following proteins are co-located in the Carassius gibelio isolate Cgi1373 ecotype wild population from Czech Republic chromosome A21, carGib1.2-hapl.c, whole genome shotgun sequence genome:
- the LOC127942029 gene encoding vesicle transport protein SEC20, translating into MASSSDVHVRICGQEIIKYDLEIKALIQDIRECCGPQAVLLDLNSTVKEKFNQLRQRIQDMEQMAKEQDRETDKQAILSETEGHRKQMLSNQTAWRKANLACKMAIDNLEKDELLQGGDSVRQRKATKESLVQTSSDITESLMSVSRMMSQQVQQSEETIGTLASSSRTVLETNEEFKAMTGTIHSGRKLILKYNRRELTDKLLIFLALALFLATVLYILKKRLFPFI; encoded by the exons ATGGCGTCCTCCTCCGATGTACACGTCCGAATATGTGGCCAAGAGATTATCAAATATGATCTGGAAATCAAAGCTCTTATTCAG GACATACGAGAGTGCTGTGGGCCACAGGCAGTGCTTCTGGATCTGAACTCTACAGTGAAGGAAAAGTTCAATCAGTTAAGACAGAGGATTCAG GACATGGAACAGATGGCAAAAGAACAAGACCGGGAGACTGATAAACAAGCTATCTTGAGTGAAACGGAAGGCCATCGGAAGCAGATGTTaag TAACCAGACGGCGTGGAGGAAGGCAAATCTGGCCTGCAAGATGGCCATTGACAACCTGGAGAAGGACGAACTGCTTCAAGGTGGTGATTCAGTCAGACAAAG GAAAGCCACTAAAGAGAGTTTGGTGCAGACATCCAGTGACATCACCGAGAGTCTGATGAGCGTCAGTCGTATGATGTCACAGCAGGTGCAGCAGAGCGAGGAGACCATCGGAactctgg CTTCATCCTCCAGGACTGTGCTAGAGACAAACGAAGAGTTTAAGGCCATGACGGGAACCATTCACTCGGGGCGAAAACTTATCCTGAAATATAATCGGCGTGAACTGACCGACAAACTGCTGATCTTTTTAGCTCTTGCTCTGTTTCTGGCTACAGTGCTCTACATCCTGAAAAAGAGACTCTTCCCCTTCATTTAG